The nucleotide sequence ctctcttcattgtggatcacaattatcacaactacttaataaagtttgccaaaaatattaaaataattatgcatgtcgcatactaaaaaacataacctaacttaaaatcagtgttttgaaatcaacggtcgataaattgtggactatagagcgatggcctatagcgagactctactgtatttgtaaaattgttttatgATCCAACTTGTTGGCAACTTGGAATATATTCGCAAAGTTTTTACTACTACTAGTACATTTTTCATGGTTTTATCAGTTCACAATCGATTCGAAACGATTTataattcactttgaaaattgtccaaaataacggtaatagggtggaatcaccacttctcgccacctatattGGAAttgctatttttcacgatttatgataTAAATGAGCtgcaaagttatttgtatttttattgctgctacgtatagtcgaaaaataacaattgttcgttttgtatttaaaattttgagcatttttttagagcaatattttaggGAAGTGcaacgaatccaatatttcttaccaaatataacaaGTGCTATCAAATAttcatcgaacaaaatttacgtttttggataaataatctgtCGGTtgcatatttaattacattcgtagaatacataaaatttgtatttagtttattaatatttcatttaatattgtttttatgtaaaaattaggcatggcggaaagtggtaatgtttttaattgattttaccacatgTCGCCACTGCTttttaataggcgacgctaacttcacttcgtagattctcagttatCAAATCtgatttgtttactttctgcaacagtctaataatttgatttctccaATAAAAccgaagaaaattcatttaaagtgagtaataagaaggtggtcatgaggaaaaagaaatgctgaatgtattctttgcataatattgcccaaaataatcgagtttgtacgttttcaagagggtggcgagaagtggttacaaaacaggcgaaaagtggtaaaaagtagcgacgaagtgattatttttgcattgttaataaaaatcagttttttaagtagttcagcATTAAATTGGAGTACTCCTTTTTTGATGAATCTGGAGTCAATACATCTCAGTAACTcagtcaaaagttataatcaaattaatttcatatttttctaaaagtggcgataagtggttactccaccttATAGCATAATATTGTTTTGTTCAGATTTATtcggaattccaagacctttccaatgaacctAAACCTACTCAAATCGGCCGAGCGATACGCTTACTTGaacatttttaacatttaactTTGAAATATCAAATGACTAAATCCAGCGAGAACAATTAACTAAAAAAGGGcagcattttcagcatattttttctgaaacgCTGCctttttttagctaactgtgctcactGGGAACATACGAAAAAGAGGCAAAGGCATCGTATGCTTTCCGAACTTGTAACTTTGATGCTGCATGTACAACGTATATACACAATTTATACGTAATTTGGTCCCGCCGGGTATtggaaaaaatgacgtttccgcttggaattttgttacaaggttggtgtcaaaaaacaaatggcgggcattggcgggaaaCGTTAAATTTGacgtctagatttttgggggcgagcgtacccataaagtttgaacaagttttttgaaaatttaagaaaaaaatgtttttcaaattcatgtaatttatttatgtaAAGAACCAGCGCGATTCTGAATATTCGAAAACCGCGTTGTGATGCACAAAATGCGTCACAACAATTGACCCCGGAATAGTTTGTGCTAATTCAGGGAAATATTGACCCAATAAGGGCAATATTTAATTATGATTAATTTAGTCATACACAAATAGTGTAAATCCTCTTATAATGTCAATACAATTAGATTGAGttgatttaaattcaattgaatttaagcGAATAAGCATATTACgccaaaattgaatgaatgtGACAGATATTTAAactcaatttaattaattgaaccAAAGGTAGGTGAAATTGTAATTATCTCATCACAATCTTAGTATCAAAGGTCTATTCTCTCCTGCTCATCCCTATACAATAACATCTAACTTTTATTCTTCGCTAATGGATTATATATTGAACATTGAGTACAAAGAAAACCATTCTCTGAAGATATTcaaggagagagagagagagaaaaagagaaatttgttaaattttaccTCAAGTCTTTAAGAAACTCTATCTATGTAGTTCTTGTAACAAATAATCGACCCTTCACATATTAAtgtaattgaaattcaaattgaaattttaaaaaattacaatgaaagcAAATATTCacttttatacaatttattcCACTAAAAGAACAAAGAgcattttccattttcttcagATATAGATTTCTATAGTTCTTTCTCCCTTCATTTCAAATTAACTTTGTGAAACAATATTGCATGGATGACATTTTCACATAATATTAAATGACAAAAGAAATgactgaaaatgaaaatttcaattttttttttttttttttaatactgccAATAGGACGAGTTTATTCACTATCTGTCATGTTGATTTATATTACATTAATGACAATTAGTAGAATTCAAGACAAATGTAGTTTGCAATAATTACATAGACAATAAACTGATTATAAAATACTTAAGGAAAAACTTGAAGACATTAACCAAATGTTAATGTCTTCACCCATCGCCGACTTTCCTAAGGTTTTCGAAACATAGGGTCATCACTCCCATCTTGAGGGCAGATCACGAAGATTTACCCTCTTCAGGCGGTTGTAAAACGGCTTGTCTGCTAACTCCACTGCGAGGTTGTTTGGATGCTGCTGAATCCTTCTTTTATATTGAAGGCTTATTTTCTGGATTTCCTGTTTGACCGTGTTTATTTGTAAGTCGTTGTGAATTACTTCGTTCCTAACATACCACGGAACCCCTGCGAGTTGTCTCAATACTTTAGACTGGAAACGCTGGAGCACACTGAGGTTTGAATCACTGGTAGATCCCCATAACTGAATTCCGTAACTCCATATAGGCTTCAATACGGCTTTATACACTAGTGCTTTGGAAGAAATAGACAGTTTGGAGTGGTGTCCGATCAGCCAGTAAAGCTTTTTGTAGCTAATTTTTAACTGGGCTACCTTCTGCTTCAGGTGATGTTTCCAGGTGAGTCTTTGGTCAAGATGCATGCCAAGATACTTAACATGCTTAGCGCGAGGAATTTTGATCCCATTAAACTCAACTTGTGGACAAGACATTTTCTTCAGAGTAAAGGTAATATGGGACGACTTGGTCTCATTTACTTTCAGCCTCCATGCCCTCATCCATTTCTCGACTTTTTTGAGGTGGTCTTGCAATTCTCTACTAGCCGTATTTGGGTTTTTATGTGAAGACATAATTGCAGTGTCGTCCACGAATGTAGCAATTGAAGTACAGTCAGAAGTAGGTATATCCGCAGTATAGATTTGATAAAGCATAGGGCCAAGTACGCTTCCCTGAGGCACTCCAGATTGTATCTCATACAGATTGGAAGTTGCTGACTGGTGCTTCACCCGAAATCTTCTCTCTTTTAAGTAGGACTCAAAAAACTTGTGATACTGGTTAGGGAGCCTTTGCTGAATTTTGATTAGAAGACCTTCGTGCCAAACTTTATCAAAAGCTTGAGCTATATCAAGAAAAACAGATGAGCAGTATTTCTTCTGATCAAGTGCTGACTGGACCTCTGCCACAACTCTATGCACCTGCTCCACCGTCGAATGCTCAGGCCTACAACCAAATTGGTGGTCgggtataatattattagttttcAGTACTGGTCTCAGTTTCTGAAGTACTAATTTCTCACATAGCTTAGACAAAGTGGGCAAAAGACTGATTGGACGATATGAAGAGACAATTGTAGGATCCTTCCCAGGCTTCGGAATCATTATAATAGTTGAAATTTTCCATGCTGAGGGGAAATAACCAATTCTTAGAATTGCATTCACAATGAACGTAAAAAGTCTCACGCAGCACATAGGCATCATCTTCAACATTCGACCGTTCACGAGGTCCCAACCTGGCGCTTTCTTTGGATTGATGTCCATTTTAAGTGTCCGAACTACATccttgattttgattttaacaTGGGCACAAGCAGTACTACTAGAGGTCTGATTCGACTGGTGTAAAACTGGATTCTCCACATCGTCCTGGGAAGCAGGATATGGCGTGAAGACTTCGGAAAGGTGATCGGCAAAAATCTGGGATTTCTCCTCATCACTCCTAGCCCAGAGGTTTCTCGAATTTCTGATCGGCGGCTGGGGCATTTTTGGTTTCTTGTGACTATTAACGGCTTTCCAAAGACTGTAACCCGAATCAGGAGATGGAGATAGGCCAGAGAGATATTCATGAAAATCTTCAGTACGCTCTATTACTAAAAGCTTTGTGATACGTTTTGAAAGTTTATTTAACTCCTTTTTCGTCACAGGTGATCTATTCGCTTGAAATCGTTTTCTCACAGCTCTTTTCTGTTTTATGAGGTCCAAGATTTCTTTGGATAGCTTAAAAAGCGTAGCAGGCACTTTATGGTCCGTCGGAGGAGTTGCTACAGCGGCCGCTTCTTTTAAAAGATTAGTAAGATAAGTTACTGCTGTATCTATATCGTCTTCAGTCTTCAGAGGAATATTCTCATTACAGTTGGTCatcagaaaatttttgaaatcaatCCAATTAGTTTTGCTGTTGGTCAGTTTTGTTTGGCGCGCAACTTTAACAGGTTTAATTCCCATTTTGATAAGAAGCGGCGAATGATCAGATGATAGATCAAGACAAGTGTTTATTTGTGTGCAATTGACATTTATGTTTTTAGTGATGGCGAAGTCGATCAGGTCAGGAATCTTTTTTATGTCGGTAGGCCAGTATGTGGGACTTCCGGGGGATAAGCAtactaaattgtttttgttcacaGACTCTAGGAGTTGACGTCCCTTTGGATTGCACAGGCGAGAGCCCCAAAACACATGTTTTGCGTTGTAATCTCCTCCGGCCAAAAATTTATCTCCAAGagacagaaaatattttgagaattgcTCTTCTGTGACTGTGAATCTAGGCGGACAATAAATGGCTGAGATTGAGAATTGCCCGAATTTTTCCATAACTACTATGCTTGTAGCTTGCAGATGCCTGAATTTATGCTTAGGAAGTTCGTGGTGCTTTATTCCTCTTTTAACGAGGATCGCCGTCCCCCCGTGTGCCTTGCCATCAGGATGTCTTGTATCATAGGTAATGTATCCACGAATACAAAAGAAGTTCTTTTCTGTGAAGTGGGTTTCAGATATCAGCATGATATCAATTTCGTGCAttgacaaaaacttttgcaattCTAATTTACGTGGCGATAGCCCATTAGCGTTCCATATACCAATATTTAACATACTCATTTCTGGTTCATAAATCTGTTAAGATTGGCAGTCAATGCCTTCACACTTTCCTCAagggaattttgtttttttaacatCTCTGTCATATTTACTTGCATAGCATTTATGTTCGACTGCATCATGAAAATGAGCTGCATAATATCATTATTTCCGCGCGATGTATTTACAGATTGAGTATTAATGAGACCAGAGGCTGTAACATCAGCAAAAGATCTAGTGTTCCTTGGAGGATATCTAACCTCACTTCTATTGACAATATCTGGCACCCTTCCAGATCTCAGTTCTCGCCTTTGCCTCGGATTTATTCTCTCCGCGAACTCTTTAAACACTGCGCATCCCTTCCAACTAGCCGCATGACTTCCCCCGCAATTGTTACAGCGTTTGACAGCAGGATCATCCTTATTTTTCGGACAGGATTCGGTACTATGTTTTCCGGCGCACACGGCACAAATCGTAAGGAGTCGGCAACGGTTTTTTGTATGATTAAATTCCTGGCAATTGTAGCACCTAATAGGCTCCCTTCTCTTATAGGGTTCCTCAACCCTGACCACACAATGCATGAATCGGTTTAGGTTATAAATTGGATGCGACCCGCGAAGACCCTGTGACTCGGGCTCAAGATCGATTATAAAGACTCCCGTTTTTTCACCCCGCCTATTTTTAGCGTTCGTGACTTTCCTGACATTGTACCCGATTTCTTTTAGTTCAGCCTCCACAACATTACAGTCCGTATCAGGGTATAATCCCTTGAGTGCCACTCTGAGTGATCGCTCACTCTTCAATTGGAATGTGTAAAAGGGCAACCCACTCTGAAGTAAGGAACTTTGTACTTTTCTATAGTCAGGGACGTTAAACAATTGGAGTTTAGCTTCGAGACCGTTTTTAAGGACATGTATGTCgaatttttggatattaagGTTCTTCATAGCAGCCGTAATCCCCTTAATGTTCGTACTACCTCGAATATACAGTGGTGTTGGTTTCTCAAATGTTGCAGATGGTTCTCCGGAATTGCTCGTTGGCGCACTGCTGTCTTTTGTGCTCAGAACACTAAAACGGTTACTTGTTGGAACTGGAGAATTCCCTTGGACGGCAGTAGGCGTATGTGGTGGCTTTCGTGGGCTTCTTTTTCTCTTCGCGGCAACGAAGTTCTTGTAGATGTCAGCTCCGGTTACCGCCTTTGAGGTGCTAGCGGCCAGGAGCTGACAGTCTTGTAGACTCCCAGCTGAGATGCTGTTCAAATTACTCTCCGAGGCATCATCCATCTCTCCCTCGGACTCAGAGTCGGGCATATTGTGGGAACCAAGACTACTATGTCGCCAGTCCGGTAACCTCACAATTGCCTGGACTAGACTGAAGATTCACCTTCAGATCCAGACACCAAGGATGAAGAAACTTGTATAGGTGATTAGACCCGTAGGTCACAGGAGTCTGTAAGAAATGGCCTCAAGTGCTCAAAACAAAAGAATtccttttgaaaaatataatttctttcGGAGCTCAATATATTTTGGATAGTGACACTTGCCTGTCAAAGtgacaatttcaatttgaattttcacaatttctttacgttcatcaataaaattttgcatatcaCTTGCACTTATTCGTTCTCTTCGATAGAGGTACAGTATACTGTTGAAACTAATTATTAAATACCCTAATTCTCTTAcctttgttaataaaaataataataagatatCAGTAGGGGAcgctggggcaaaaagtcaaaaaaaaagactGGAGCAAAAGGGGCAAataaaaacggatattttattttatttttttttagaagctatccgaacgccccagaaatttctaattagtgcagttgtattgaaaatttaccgctctataactttgtgaaagtcattttcctttattttgtaaggaaatacatttattgagccgttttctaaaaggtaatttagtgatcattctcaaaaatgcttgGGCAAATAGCGTTTATAACAAAGAGTGATCCATATAAGCCGAAACTTTGAAAGATAAACATTCTCAGACAAATTaatatatataaacatttttacaTTCTTATGTCGATTCAAAAATGAAGACACTTAATATATGATTTATGATAGTGAGATCTAACTCTTTGAATAACAGCGTTTTTTCTATCCGAAacagaaaagcgcttttcaatttattttccaaaggctatagtaagtgtaccaaattccggccagcttgcaagtccggccacatttttttattcctcaaatttccatgactTTTAATTTATGCATACTCTAGGTCTAGAGATAAatacaatgtaaaaaaataacaagaaatgtagcttcgataaacgagaagATGTGAAAAagccatttgaagaattcccaaaggggcaagaaactatgagaatgaaagtggccgaaataggggaccaaagctatgtctacatttttattcattttaaagcgtattaagaatgattttaaagtaaataaagacgataaactttctacaaggttccaagcaacacttcttaaaaaaaagtaacaaggaaattcaatttgtattaaaaatattacattttgttgCGAATCTGCTTTGAGGCATACCCTGCCTGGGGGATCCTGCATGGCACTCTTTAGGGGATAAGTGCCAtgcattattgaattttttagttACCCCTAATACTTCATGCGAGCCACACatatacccaacgcacaatgacttttgttttgtaaacatgttttttacatttcaataagagtgaatgaaatttcgatctagtcatctcgctcactctcataggaaattttaaaaacatgtttacaaacaaaagttattgtgcgctggtgaATACTCGCAGCGAAGTAAAGAAAAGTGTTGTTGAATTTATCTCCTGGCCTTTGTTTTTCTCCCTGCCGTCGTAGTCTCCGGTCAAATCCGCAACAATATCAAGCTTGAGACTTtgaaaatttggcacacttatcctattaTTTTTGGCAGGAAAATTCTATTTCTCCATTCTGAAAGGGCAAAGAGTTTCCGAGCAAATGTCACTTAAGTGCAGactaaaaacaaaacaaaaaaataatggaacGAAGTGTTTTATGttcttttaaaactaaatatCTCAGATTCAATAAAACTCGACAGAATTTTTGTCCTCCAGAGCATACGTTGGGTGTgtgtattatttaattttttcgggtCCATAACTATAACtgtcaacaacaacaacaagtGGCAACACATGACAATGATGTTTCTTTTCGtcatgagacatcagaaattgcttcggtttttgttactttttgccccatacattttattactttttaccccaaatggttatttttaataaaataatttctggagaaaagaatctttagaaaatgctaaaacggatagcgatttcgtatttaaagaatccaaataatttagaaaatattcaccagtgcatcaattttggaaaataaataggtaaaaattgataacttctgcaaggaaaatatttcaaaaacagggctaaaaatttcaaacattttttttttattttctaaatttcttgttagAATTCTttcttgtttgaattctaagacacttacgacattgaagaagatctacgaaaaaaatttaagccgctatctttttcatcttggaagatattaaattttgaaattttttatttgtggcctattgccccagtctcccctatgctcTATAGCTAAAATAATACTTGGGACTTTCAGGGAACCCCTCcgccataagtcgaccctggtGGAACTACGAATATTCCCCTCATTTTCCGCCACTCGTCGTGCGatgttgtttttatttttggacacGTTTTAGAGATTCCTTAAGAGGACATTTcgtaacaatgtttttttttcaagatccaACATTAAAAAGGCCCTAGATAGTGTATTTCTCAACGAATGgcatcatgtttgggctcgttggaaaggtcttggaatccatGAGAAGTCTGGATAGATTCTAATCGGTTTTGAAACGGTAATGACTTGATTATGTACTGACGActaatttttgctgaaaatgtattttattactcctaaacCATTTTGAGCGACATTTTGAATGAGCTATGAAtggctttaaccctttaaggacgagaagctctccgctgagcgaaattcaatgaaatcgaGTTTCcttcgatattttagcctaaataaaggcgtctacacattgggagcaattttcgtcaaaaattgcgtttttgacagaaatttgacgtgttcccctacaacgctgcagggaatttccttcaaaaaagcaatttttgacaaaaattgctcccaatgtgtagaggccataagagatttgcggttaaaaaaaaaattcccttcCCTAGGaatcctggaaaactatgggtcatatatgacccaatcgtccttaaaggtaaaaaaacacaaaaattttctAGACGACTAGtctactcgtttgctctgttatttttgaaggataaataacttgaatatatttgtaataataataaaaaatatttagagtacgagtaaaaattaaaacgatcaaaaattaattttaaaaaatctcattcaatttttggtctcaaatctcaaagaatcttgaagactggtacacaaaaacaataattttttatgaaaaaatgtattattgttcacttcatttttaatttttatgatattcatcgaaacaaatttcgcatactggtaaggtaacacagagataaatgtcgcatgcctcacaaatacaattggtcttataaacttttttctgatagcaccatgcGCACCTAacttttcttcgaaacatgtttgatggtaatgtgtaggtgcaatgttgcttgtctctgggaatttcagacgtacagttgcacattgctgtggatccgggagttcttccggcGTTGATGCGTTCTCGATGAAAGCTTCAAAGTCcatttcatccacgtcttgttccaagtatattttgtcgctttcgttcaggataAAAATTGTCGTCTGGGcattatgtggatgatttcgggttcattgatcatgaattttttttccacttttgaagtcatgtacaagagtaaaaagttatgaatttaaaacatatacgcagaagtatcttatatattatcaaaatattacctttttcagtcagtattgcactggaaatctcagctaattgatattatcacacaatattacacgaataattaactattttgcgcacacataaaaaaaaaacatgaaacagtctaacctcaaatcttcgaaaatccactaaaGACagattctgtgttttttttacctttaaggacgattgggtcatatatgacccatgaaaattatgaagctttcttgaaaatatcaataaactataatttttactttgttgagaaatattatgtatagttattatagtttctagtcccaagaggtttttgcttaaaaaaaattagaaatattaaaaatattaaatttcaagcaccaacgtgaaagtttgaaaattcgttatttttgagctcaaatattttttatatagcaaatagctagagatttgcaaaaaatatcctagattcctacatctttctacttcgtgattatgtacaaacattagaaagaaataacttcaggtagtcaggaaaaattattttctttatgggacaccggtgtcccaatcgtccttaaagggttaaaagattaAACAGGGATAACATGAACATgtgatttttggttttttgatgttaaatttatcaaaagtcattttatttgaggttatgtgatgtgaaaatattttgcttatCAGAGCGCCCCTGCTGAACCtctaatgttttaaaaaaaaattgtattatttaaaataaaaaaaaacatgaaaaaaataaataaaattaaacatttcatttaaaaagaaaacgatattttgaagaaaaaaaagctgttaaaaatgaaatatagaaaaaataaaaactcaCCACGGGTTTAGGTTTCTGAGCTGTTTGTTGCTTTAGTTGTTCATTGTGCATCTTAAGTTGGTGATTCTCTTGGTAGAGTTGCTGAAACTTCTGTCCTGTTACatctatatatttttcaataagatTCTGGCAGAAAGCGCCCATATTGTTGCTATTATTAGGATAATTCTGATTATAAACTGGTTGTAGCTCATGCCCAGTTCCATGTTGTTGGCGTTGTTGTTGtcgttgttgttgttgttgatgATAATACTTATTATATTCTTGATAAGGATGCTGAGGAAAATTGTTGGCAGTATTTGGTGGATAAGCTTGCATATTATTGCCATAATACTTCATTTGATGCTGATTTTGAGCTTGGGCAGCATAAAATTGTGATGGTGGAAGATTTATAGGGGCAAAAGTGGGCGGCATTGGTAATCTATGATGGCTATTTTGGGCTTGCCACATGATTGGTGGCGGATTTGATAAATTAGCAGGCAAAGGTGGCGGAACAAGACGATAGTAGCGAGGAAGTTGACCAGGAAATGGAGCTCTATTTACTCCATAGCCACCACCCCAATTTGTCATTCCCTGATGCCCACTGGTCATATCATAAAAGCTCCTATGTGATGGAATCACCTCAATTGGCTCAATATTCTCTTTCTCCCGTCTCCTTGCAGCAAGTTCCTGATCTCGCTGATAAGGAACATACTCAAATGGATTCTTAGGAGTCAATATCTTCACCTTGCCAAATTGCTCATAAACATCAGGAACAATATCATTAACACTCACATCAACATCTATTCCCTTTTTATCTGGAAGTTTTTTGGATTTCCTAACATCATCCAGAGACTCTTCACTTTCGTCATAGGAATTCTCAAATGTATCATTAGAAATATCTGTTTCTGTCTTTATTTCATCGAGCACATGCTCGTCTACTACTTCCTTAATTGTTGCTATGTGCCCACAAgctccttcttcttcttcttcagaaGTCTCAATTTCAGGCAAATTTTTAGGGCTATTTGCTGCTTTTATAtccattttattaatattaatgttaatttctttAGTTGAATGTATATCATAATTATCGTTATTGTATCTGGAATTGTTTGcaatagaaaagaaaaacaaaagtctcagaagaaaaattgataatttgaaaatggaaaaatagaaaataaatggaAATTGAACTAATTAATTTCAGTAAATGGGGTATAAGGTATATTGTATACCCATTTCTtatatatttgaagaaaaactattaaaaacaTTCACTGttcaatatataatattatttttaatattggcTTTAAATTCTTTAATGTACTTATTAAATCCAAACCATATATAATTGACAATTGAAATTAACTTGATTGGATAAATTTCAACATATAGAACGAGTACTTGACTAGTTTTTATGTTACCACTATTtttgagtagggtaaagtggtacaagttggacaatggtacaatttggacagggctttttgacttgataaatttagtacttcagttttatttgtatatttttaatgctttagttttataatttggttccttgtgcttcaaaacaaattttgtactgtatttatcaagaaaaaagccatgtccaacttgtaccggcgaattgtccaacttgtaacactaattccaaattatacactttaccctacatacCGGTTTGCTAtcgatttaaattatttacaagtTATTTAGAACGTCATCCTTTGAAAAGTGGCATAactgcagtttttttttattttttataaaacttaaaaatgaaattaaaggaatTATTTTCTGTGACTCATCAAGccggggcaaaatgtgacaattcGAAAATTAAGAACGTCAAACTTTTACCATAAATAGCCTATAATAAACTCTTCAATCCCTTAAGgacaaaatggtcaaaaattgaggatcagaaaaaatattaattttctgaccTTTAAgtgcaaaatattaattttagatCGTCGtatagaataaaattaagtcaccggtgacccaactgtccttaaagggttaagtcgttAAGCCTGAATTACAGGGTCAAAAGAagcctatatttttattgtttaaattggatagataaactatttaaaag is from Phlebotomus papatasi isolate M1 chromosome 1, Ppap_2.1, whole genome shotgun sequence and encodes:
- the LOC129798804 gene encoding uncharacterized protein LOC129798804, whose product is MSKHLSAFQETFANFSSSESEEERNSDSETSAELEMWCYRDPMGKDQGPFPSSKMLQWERYFDRKMPMWRYGSNRRTTFEVFLKEHKRYPLWTYLDEENEPLLDIGGHNLGDSDSDNERYNNDNYDIHSTKEINININKMDIKAANSPKNLPEIETSEEEEEGACGHIATIKEVVDEHVLDEIKTETDISNDTFENSYDESEESLDDVRKSKKLPDKKGIDVDVSVNDIVPDVYEQFGKVKILTPKNPFEYVPYQRDQELAARRREKENIEPIEVIPSHRSFYDMTSGHQGMTNWGGGYGVNRAPFPGQLPRYYRLVPPPLPANLSNPPPIMWQAQNSHHRLPMPPTFAPINLPPSQFYAAQAQNQHQMKYYGNNMQAYPPNTANNFPQHPYQEYNKYYHQQQQQRQQQRQQHGTGHELQPVYNQNYPNNSNNMGAFCQNLIEKYIDVTGQKFQQLYQENHQLKMHNEQLKQQTAQKPKPVDYKGMSFAKMVSMNQGEDEKTETKSFWDTMPPPQPPTAPQKKVNKYPAGYVGEGTKKKQAKAKEGVEEFIEWCLSTLMYISENKLNVEGLRVILNDLESISCVERYIKIWLDEINPKMWHLFSEKLKKYRKEGTSDELNSPARANPYDVEKQKQKEKLLKKAELFPQNKDLNTVNINRHLSKINLNSKK